The Aphanothece sacrum FPU1 nucleotide sequence ATGCTAAATTATTACAAATAAGAGACTTTAACTCGTTCATAGTTAAGCTATACAAATAAAGGTTGCCTACGCAACCTATAATGGCAGTCCACGAAGGTGGACTTCGTTTTTATAGGATAAGGCTTTAGTCTTTTATTAATTGTTAGTTTATTTTATGTAATTAATTGTGTCTAAAAATTAACCAGACTTGCTGTTCCTTTGAGGGAAAGAATGTGATAGGTTTGTATCTGCCCTTCAAGTACCTGAGGACAGCCCCGTGTGGGAGTGCGCTGGGTAGTCAAAATTGCCTCTGTTTTAATTATGTAAAAAACCCGCCCCTACTACAAAAACCCCCTCCTACAAATTTTGTGTAATTAATTTTGTCTACCTACTTATTAGTAATTACACAGTTCCACTAATCAATTCCTGAATTTTTCGATTTTCAAAGCTAGGCTGAGAAATATAAAACCTATATTCAGTTTTTAAAAACTAAACTTAGGTTTGAGATCGCGCTTTTACAAAAAATGAGAATAAGCTAAAATACTTAAGGTGGCTCAATTCTAGTGAGAAAAAAACACTTATGGATATGTCAAATTCTAATACTCTTAAAAATCTTGAGGCGGCTTTTGGTGGGGAGTCAATGGCTAACCGCAAATATCTTTTTTTTGCTGAAGTTACGAAACAGTTGGGGATGAAAGAATTATCTAAACTATTTAAAGAAACGGCTAATCAAGAGACAGAACACGCTTTTGCTCATTTCCGTTTATTACATCCTGAATTAGTGGTTGATGACTTGTCTAGTTTAACAGAAGAAGATAAAAAGGCTATTGCTTCGCGTTGTTTAGAATTAGCTATTGAAGGGGAAACCTACGAATATACAACCATGTATCCTGAATTTGCTGATCAAGCAAAAATTGATCTCGATGAACAAGCAGCAGCCGAATTTAAAGAACAAGAAAACGAGTCAAAAGAACACGCTGCCATTTTCCGTAAAGCTGCTAGTAATTTTGGCTTTTTAACAAGTATTGAACATCATCATGCGGATCAATATACCGAAGCTTTATCTACTTTAGATGGAGTTTCTCCTCAAGCAAAAACTGTTAGTGATGATCCTGTAACTCGTAAATGGATTTGTCGTCAATGTTCTATGATTTATGATCCAATAGTTGGTGATCCAGATTCGGGAATTGTTGCAGGGACAGCGTTTGAAGATATTCCTGATGATTGGTTTTGTCCTATTTGTGGTGCGTCTAAGAAACTTTTTGTTCCTTATGAAGAAGCGATCGCCGCTTAATTAAGTAATACCATTTAATTTAGCCTCCGAAGGGAGGCTTAGTTTGTATAGTATCAGGCTTTAGTCTGTCTATCTATAGGTTTTGATTTAGCGTTAAATCAAATTTTCTAAATTATTTTGAATGACTTTTTTTTGTTCTTCATCATATCCCCATTTCTCTAAAAAAGAAGCATAAATACCTTTTCCATGAATAATAGTTGACTTTAATTTTTTTAACTTTTCTGTAACTAATTCTAAATTAAGTTGTTGAATTATCTGAGTGGTTCGCTGGCAAACTCTATCAGAACCTTGGGCTGTCTTTTCATCATTATTACGACGATGAGTTATAGCCATTGCTGAAGACATAGCCAAATTTTTAACTAATAATTCACTAACAATTTCTGGGCAAGTTTTTAACCCATTAATAACCTCTGATGATGGGTTATCTGCTAAAGAATGATCGCTAGTTAAATAAGTCACAAAAAAGCCTCTGGCACCATTTTCACTATTAACCAAAGTAGTAATCATTTCTTGAATTTCATCATCCTTTAATTGTTGAGATTCCATTGCTTCGAGCAAAGTTTCACTTAAGTTAAGAGCATCTTCAAAAGAGACGTTATTAGGAATTTGCCAATTCATAAGCAATAATTATCTAAAATCTATGAAGTTTATAGAGTTAAATCATTGATTGGATCTTGCCAATGCTTAACACAAGGAGCTAAAGTAATTAAGTCCTCGATATTTCTTTGCATTGTAGAACAAATTTGATCTAAAGGTAAGTCATTATGATCATAACCAAAAGGATTTTCAATTTCTATACCAATGGCTTCAATACCAAATACGGTAAAACTAATTAAAGCGACAATGGGGGCTGTTACCCATCCTAACTTATCAACTAATTGAAAGGGTAAAGTTAAACAATATATTAAAAGTAACTGTTTTAAATGAATGGAATAAGCTAAAGGAATCGGAGTTTTAAGAATTCTTTCACAACCTCCTAAAACATCAACCATATGATCCAATAATTTAAACATTGTTATAAGTTGATAAGAATCAATACATTTTTTTTCATATTGTTGTTGTAAATAGTCCCCAATCCAAAAAGCTATTTCTAAAGGAGGATTATTCATTGTTTTTAATTTTTCATGCCATTTTTGAGGCATAAATATAGCTAATTCATCATTAACTTTTTCATATCTTAAATGTATCTTAGTCGCTATAGAAAAGGCAATTAAAAGTCGTAAAATAACAATTTTATCTCGCCGATCTTCAATATTATTTTCTTTGATTGTCACCCAAATGGTTCGGGCTAAATTTCGTACCGTATTAACTAAATTTCCCCACAGTTTACGCCCTTCCCAATATCTTTCATAAGCAGTATTTGTGCGAAAAACTAATAGTAACCCTAAAACAATACTAGGCACGACACTTTCAAGACGTAAAGCCAAATTAATGCCAGATTTATAGAGAAATGTTATACCCAAACTGACCCCCGCACAAAACAAAACCCTTGGCAAAATAGCGGGAATAACAGAACCTCGCCATTGCCATGCCAAACGAAACCAAACTCGACCTTCTCGGTTTTGTCCAGAATTAGAGGAGTTTTTCATGATCCCCTTATTTTTTCGCCTTGGGACGGGGGAATTTAGAGGCATCAGGGAATTGCTTAACGGGTTCGTTTTTCAGGGCTTGCTCCATGAATTCACGCCAAATGGGAGCCACATAACCTCCCCCTGTAACCCCTTTTCCTAAGACACGGTTGCCATCGTCTCCGATCCAAACCGCCGTAGCTAACTGAGGGACATAACCCACAAACCAGACATTACGCTCACTATCGGTAGTTCCGGTTTTTCCAGCGGCTGGACGACCAAGATGAGCGGCCCTTCCCGTTCCTTCATTGATGACCCCTTGTAACACAGAAGTTAAGGAAGCCGTCGCCCAAGGATCAAGCACTAATTGAGGTTTGGGAGTATTATCTAATAACATATTACCCCGACTGTCTGTCACTTGTACAATAATAGTTGGATCATTGTACCAGCCATTGCTGGCAAAAGTTGCATAAGCGGTCGCCATTTCTAGGGGGGTTACGTCTCCTGCACCCAAAGGTAAGGAAGTAACCGCTTGTAATGGACTCTTAATACCAATACGACGGGCTACTTCAATAACTCTATCAATGCCCACTTTGCGCCCCACAACTACCGCAGGAACGTTACTAGATTTAATTAAAGCTGTGCGAATGGACATGGCCCCAGAATAACCTCCCCCATAGTTTTTGGGAGTATATAAGCCGCTACCATCTCTAAAGCTGACGGGACTGTCATTAACGACAGAATCTGGGGTAAATTTACCACTAGCAAAGGCTGTATAGTAAACAAAGGGTTTAAAGGATGAGCCGGGTTGACGATGGGATTGGGTAACTCGGTTTAACTGACTTTTTTCGTAATCTACTCCACCAACTATAGCTTTAATAAAATGGGTACGAGGGTCAACAGAAACGAGGGCAAGTTGTAACTCTTTGGCATAAACTCCTCGGCCTCGTAACCTACGATAACTCTGTTGCACGATATCTTGAGCTTTTTCCTGCACATAATAGTCTACGCTCGTTTGCACCCGCATTCCCCCTTTAAGGGTGGCTTCTTTGCCAAAATGCTTGTTTAACTCCTGCATTACCGTATCAGTAACATAGGGTTGTTTACTGCCACTCCAGGAAGTGGGTTTACCCATTCCTAAAGGCTGTTTATAGGCTGCGTCCGCTTGTTGGGGAGTAATCCAACCTATTTCGGTCATTCGCCCTAAAACGAGCTTTTGTCGTTCTTTAGCTGTCTGATAGTTGTTAAAAGGACTATAGGTTTCTGGGGCCTGGATTAAACCGGCCATCATGGCTGATTCAGCTAAATTGAGTTTTGATGCGGGTTTGTTAAAATAGCTTTGGGCGGCGGTTTGCACCCCATAATTATTATGACCCCAATAAATATTATTGAGGTACATTTCCATAATTTGATCTTTTTCAAACACTTGTTCTACTCGTATAGCCAGAACCGCTTCAGCAATTTTACGACTAACGGTTCTCTCACTAGATAAAAATATATTTTTTACTAGCTGCATGGTTAAAGTAGAGGCCCCTTCTACTACTCCTTTACTTTTCCAGTTGACCCACATGGCCCGACCGATACTATTGGGGTTAATGCCATGATGAAGGTAAAAGTGGCTATCTTCAATGGCCATTACTGCCCGTTTGAGTTCAGGAGAAATACGATCAAGGGGGACAACTTCTCGGTTAGCTTCGTCATGAAGTCTTGAGAGGAGTCTACCTTTAATATCGTAAATATAACTTGTTTCTGTTGGGGCGTAGGTGGTTAAAATCCGAACATCAGGGAGGTTACGGAAACTAATGGCTAATCCTACAAGTCCGCCAGCGATAATAGAACTCCCTAACAGGGCCATTCCTAGAACGGTTCCCCCAGCGATTTTCATAACGCCCTGATAAAAGGAAGCGTCAGGGGAAGGGGGTTGTTTCTTTCCTTGTTGTTGCCGAATGGTACTAGACGACACGATGTTTTTACTTCCTCACTCCGAAAGATTATATAGGAATATCAATAAACAGGTTCTAATCCGTTATTATTTTCTGGTGTTGATATAGTAGCTTACAAGAATTTCGCTAGGAGTCAATCCCTAATCTGTTATATTATGCCTTCTCTTGGGGTAAATTGGGGAACTGGACTCTTTTAAATTTCTGATATTATGGTGATTATTGGCGGTAATATGGGGTTTTACTAAGATTGAAGGGGACAGTTATTTATTTTTTGCCTGTCCCCTCTGTGATCAATTTTTTCTGATCTTATAATGCTCCTGCTGCTGTTTTGTCTAAAACTCCTGAC carries:
- a CDS encoding rubrerythrin family protein, whose product is MDMSNSNTLKNLEAAFGGESMANRKYLFFAEVTKQLGMKELSKLFKETANQETEHAFAHFRLLHPELVVDDLSSLTEEDKKAIASRCLELAIEGETYEYTTMYPEFADQAKIDLDEQAAAEFKEQENESKEHAAIFRKAASNFGFLTSIEHHHADQYTEALSTLDGVSPQAKTVSDDPVTRKWICRQCSMIYDPIVGDPDSGIVAGTAFEDIPDDWFCPICGASKKLFVPYEEAIAA
- a CDS encoding bestrophin family protein encodes the protein MKNSSNSGQNREGRVWFRLAWQWRGSVIPAILPRVLFCAGVSLGITFLYKSGINLALRLESVVPSIVLGLLLVFRTNTAYERYWEGRKLWGNLVNTVRNLARTIWVTIKENNIEDRRDKIVILRLLIAFSIATKIHLRYEKVNDELAIFMPQKWHEKLKTMNNPPLEIAFWIGDYLQQQYEKKCIDSYQLITMFKLLDHMVDVLGGCERILKTPIPLAYSIHLKQLLLIYCLTLPFQLVDKLGWVTAPIVALISFTVFGIEAIGIEIENPFGYDHNDLPLDQICSTMQRNIEDLITLAPCVKHWQDPINDLTL
- a CDS encoding transglycosylase domain-containing protein produces the protein MSSSTIRQQQGKKQPPSPDASFYQGVMKIAGGTVLGMALLGSSIIAGGLVGLAISFRNLPDVRILTTYAPTETSYIYDIKGRLLSRLHDEANREVVPLDRISPELKRAVMAIEDSHFYLHHGINPNSIGRAMWVNWKSKGVVEGASTLTMQLVKNIFLSSERTVSRKIAEAVLAIRVEQVFEKDQIMEMYLNNIYWGHNNYGVQTAAQSYFNKPASKLNLAESAMMAGLIQAPETYSPFNNYQTAKERQKLVLGRMTEIGWITPQQADAAYKQPLGMGKPTSWSGSKQPYVTDTVMQELNKHFGKEATLKGGMRVQTSVDYYVQEKAQDIVQQSYRRLRGRGVYAKELQLALVSVDPRTHFIKAIVGGVDYEKSQLNRVTQSHRQPGSSFKPFVYYTAFASGKFTPDSVVNDSPVSFRDGSGLYTPKNYGGGYSGAMSIRTALIKSSNVPAVVVGRKVGIDRVIEVARRIGIKSPLQAVTSLPLGAGDVTPLEMATAYATFASNGWYNDPTIIVQVTDSRGNMLLDNTPKPQLVLDPWATASLTSVLQGVINEGTGRAAHLGRPAAGKTGTTDSERNVWFVGYVPQLATAVWIGDDGNRVLGKGVTGGGYVAPIWREFMEQALKNEPVKQFPDASKFPRPKAKK